A region of the Myxococcus stipitatus DSM 14675 genome:
CGGCGGCGGACTTCGTCCACCAGGTCCTTGAGGTCCATGCTGGGGGCCTGGGGCCCGTCCGGGTGGACGCAGACGTGGCCCTTGTCATTGATTCCGAAATAGGGCGAGCCCCAGTTCCGGATTCCATAGAGCTCATGCGCGTCAGCGAGGGTCCAGCGGTGCGGAGGGGCGTTAGCGGGCATCGTCGGTTCGAGGCTCCCAGGGAGGAACGTCGTGAGGGTGGACTGCGGTCAACACTCGAGGGGCGCGGGAACTATAGGAAAGCCCCCCATCATTCAACAGCCGGCTGAAAAGGGGACGAGCGGCCGGGCAAGCGGCCTCCTCGGGTCCCTGTCCTGACGGGCGGACCTTCCATCCGATTCCTACCCTTTCCTCGAAGGTTCGAGAGGCCGCGTGGTGAGAAGGGGAGGGTACATGGAGCCGTCCGCACGCAGGGAAGAAGCGCCGCTGACCCCTCGGGAAATCTATGAGCGGCTGGACCGCTACGTCATCGGCCAGGACGCCGCGAAGCGCGCGGTGGCCATCGCCGCCCACAACCACCTCAAGCGGGTCCAGGCCCGCAGGGTGAGGCGGCAGTCGCTCATCAAGAAGTCCAACATCCTGCTCATCGGCCCCACCGGGAGCGGCAAGACGCACATCGCCCGCAACCTGGCGGACATCCTCCACGTGCCGTTCACCACCGTGGACGCCACCGAGTACACGGAGGCGGGCTACTACGGGAAGGACGTGGAGGTGATGATCTCCGACCTGCTCCTCAAGGCGAACCACTCCGTCGAGGACACGCAGCGGGGCATCATCTTCGTGGACGAGGTGGACAAGATTGCCCGCCGCTCGCAGGGCGCCCGCAACGGTGCGGGCAGCCGGGACATCGGCGGGGAGGGTGTCCAGCAGGGCCTGCTCAAGCTCCTGGAGGGGCGCGAGGTCTACGTGCCGCTCAACGTCACCCAGGCGTGGAACAAGAGCGACTTCGTGCAGGTGGACACGCGCGACATCCTCTTCATCTGCGCGGGCACCTTCAGCGACCTGCACGACGCGGGGGACGAGTCCAGCCGGCCGCTGGGCTTCGGCGCGGATGCCGCGGCCCGCTTGCGCAGGCGCATCAGCACCCGGCAGCTGGTGGAGTTCGGGATGCTGGCGGAGTTCCTCGGGCGCCTGCCGGTGGTGGTGCAGCTGGAGCTCTTGGGCGAGCCGGAGCTGATGCGCGTCCTCACGGAGCCGCCGGACTCCATCGTCCGGGAGTTTCATGAGCTGCTGGCCATGGATGACCTGGAGCTGGACTTCGATGACGCGGCCCTCCGCGAGGTGGTGCACTACTCGGTGTCTCGCGGGCTGGGGGCTCGCGGGCTGCGCTCCATCCTGGAGCACGTCATGGCGGATGTCATGTTCGAGGCTCCCGAACATCGCAAGCGGCATCTTCGCGTGGACGCGGACTACGTGCGCGCGCGGCTGAAGGGGCTGGATGCCGTGCAGCTCAACGTGTGACGTCGTCGTGACGCTCGGAGGCTCGGGCCGCCGCTCCCAGGCGCGCGGCCACGTCCGGGTCCTGGATGAGCTGGAGGACCAGGTCGTTGCGCAGGAGCGCGGCGGTGTCTCCTCGCGCGAGCGCCTGCTTCACCTTGTCGTCCTGGAGCAGCTTCAGGAAGCGCGGGTCCTTGCGCAGGGCCTTGTAGGCGGGGTCGTTCTTGAGCTGGGCCGCGCGCTCCGGGTCTCCCGCCGCCTTCGCCACCTGGACCATGTCGTCCATGGGGGCGAACTGGGTCATCTCGAAGAGGTTGAAGCGGCGCGCGGCCTGGGCGGCCAGCGAGTCGTGGGGGGAGACACCCAGGCGCCGGCCGGCGACGATGACGTGCTGCTCGAAGAAGGCGAGCGCGCTGAGGGCCAGCCACGCGAAGGCGGCCGTCTTTCCCGCGCCGAGCAGGAAGCCCAGCAGCCGGTCCACGCTGCGGTCCTGGTTGTCCTTGCCGGTGGCGAGGAAGCGCTGGAGGAGCGAGCCCAGCGCGTAGCGGACCGAGAGCCACACGCAGATGAAGAGGAGCACCGTGCCGGCGACGAGGCCGACGAGCAGCGGGCCGTCGAGGGCCTCCGCCATGTGGGGCGCGACGAGCGGCCCCAGCTTGCGTGAGGCGAAGTAGCCCAGCGCGAGGCCCACCCAGTTGGCCACCTGGCGCGACGCCCCGGTGAAGGCGCCGATGAGGCCGAAGAACAGCACCATGCCCAGGATGATGAGGTCGATGACCATGGGGCTTTCCGGCGCCTCCGCGTGGCGTCAGCGAATCTTGAACGAGTCGCCCTTGCCCTTGGACTCTTCCTGCAGACGCTTCTGGGCTTCGAGGAGGCTCTCCTTGTAGCGCGCGTTGGAGGGCTCGTAGGTGAGGGCCATCTTGAGGTTCCGCTCGGCGGCGGACCAGTTGTTGGCCTCGATGTCCTTCTGGGCCTGTTGGTAGAACTGGCGTCCCTTGGGGTGGGTGCCGATCTGCTCCTCCTGCTCCTTCTTCGCGGCGGCCTTGGTCTCCGCCTCGGAGGCCTCGGTGAAGCGCAGCTTCTGGGCGCGCTCCGGGCTCGAGATGTCGGCGAGGTACTTCTTGCGCTTCGTGTCGTCGCGCAGGACGTAGTAGGCCTCGGTGACGCGCTTGTAGAGCTCGTGGACCTGCTCCTTCAGGAGCTTGTCCGTGATGTGGAAGAAGCGGTCCGGGTGGTACGTGCGGCTCTCGCGGTAGAACGCCTTCTTGATGTCGGCGGGAGCGGCGGTGCGCTCCAGCAGGAGCACCTCGAAGTAGTCGAGCTGGTCCAGCTTCGCGCAGCGCGACGCGAGGTCCGCGAGCTGGTTCGCGTCGAGCCCGGTGCCCTTGCCCGCGCTGCCCGGCGGAGGCGGTGGAGACACCGCGCTCGCGGGAGGTGGAGGTGGCGTCAGCGGCGCCACCGAGGGGATCGCCGGCGCGATGGGCGGCACCACGGGGCTGACCGAGGGGGCTCGAGGCGCGGCGGCCACGGGCGCCACGGTTCCCGCAGGAGGGGGACGGGGCGGCAGCGAGGCGGGGGCGATCGCCGGGAGCGACATGGTCGGCCGGGAGCCTGGACGCGGTTGGGGCGGGGAGCCTGGGGGCGGAGGCGGTGCGACCTGTCCGACGGCGAGCGTCGGCGGAGGGCGCGGCGGAGTCGCGGGCGCGGCGGGAATGCTCGGGACGATGGGGCGAGGAGCCGCGGCGGCCTGCGGCTGGAGCGCGGGCACTGCGGGCGCGATGGAGGGCACCATCGGTGCGATGGAGGGGGCCATCGGCGGGACGGAGGGCACACCTTGCGAGGCGGAGGGGGCCATCGGCGCGACGGAGGGCACACCTTGCGAGGCGGAGGGGGCCATCGGCGCGATGGTGGGCACACCTTGCGCGACGGGGCGGACGGAGGGAACCGCCGGCACAGGCGCGATGCCCGGAGCAACGGGCGGGGGTGTACTTCCCACGGGGGCCGCTCGCGCCACGGGCGCACCCTGTACGGTGGAGACCGGAGGAGGATTCGTGCCCGCCACTGGAGCGCGAGGCGCGGGGCCCGTGACCGGAGCGGGCGTGGGAGGCACTGCGCCTGATGTCCGGCTCGCGACCGGATCAGGAGGCACTGCGCCGTGTCGGAGGCTCGCGACTGGAGCAGGAGTCGGAGGCACGGCCCCTGGCGCCCTGCTCGCGACAGGCGCAGGAGGCACTGCGCTGGCAGTGGGCCCCGCGATTGGAGCCGTCGCGGGAGGAACGGCTCCGGATGCGCGGCCCGCGACTGGCGCCGCAGTGAGAGGCCTGTCGCCGGGCGCGGGCGGAGGTGCTGCCGAGGGCGTGCCAGCAACGCGAGGCGGCGTACCCGAGAGCGGCGCGGCCACTCCCGGCTGTGCTCCGCGAACCGTGACGGGCGCGGGAGTCAGCGGAGCTCCTGCACCTGTTGCCGACGTGGGCACCCCGCTTTGCGGCAGGCTGCTCGCCGCGACACCGGGCGGCGCGGATGCCGGAGACACTCCGGGCTGCGCACCCACGGGCGCGACACGCGGCGCGGGAGTCCCGGGCACGGCTCGCGGCGCCGTGGCTCCTGCACCCGGAGGCGCGAGCCCCACGGGCGTCCCACGTGGATCAGGCCCCGAAACAGGCGGCGCGGGAGTCCCGGGCACGGCTTGCGGCGCCACTGCTCCTGCACCCGGAGACGCGAGCCCCACGGGCGCGACACGCGGCGCGGGAGTCCCGGGCACGGCTCGCGGCGCCGTGGCTCCTGCACCCGGAGACGCGAGCCCCACGGGCGTCCCACGTGGATCAGGCCCCGAAACAGGCGGAGCGGGAGGCACGGCCCCTCGCGCCACCTCTCCACCCGGCGGCGGCGGTGGCATCCCCGCGCGTGCTGCCGAAGGCTGTTGCGGCACCGCGGCGGGCGCACCCACCGCCGGCATCGCCGCCACCGTGGGCCTGGCACCCGCGGGCGTGGAGGCACTCACGGTGGGCAGCCCCGTGGCACTCATCCGCTGCGGCGCTGGCGCGGAGACCGCGGGGATGGACACCGTGGGCCGCTGTGACTGGGGCACGGAGGGCGCGGCGACCCCGGGAGGGGCCGCCTGTGCCGAGGCCACCGGCTTCGCGACGGGTGCGGGCGTGGTCGGCACGGCGGCCGTCATCCGTG
Encoded here:
- the clpX gene encoding ATP-dependent Clp protease ATP-binding subunit ClpX gives rise to the protein MEPSARREEAPLTPREIYERLDRYVIGQDAAKRAVAIAAHNHLKRVQARRVRRQSLIKKSNILLIGPTGSGKTHIARNLADILHVPFTTVDATEYTEAGYYGKDVEVMISDLLLKANHSVEDTQRGIIFVDEVDKIARRSQGARNGAGSRDIGGEGVQQGLLKLLEGREVYVPLNVTQAWNKSDFVQVDTRDILFICAGTFSDLHDAGDESSRPLGFGADAAARLRRRISTRQLVEFGMLAEFLGRLPVVVQLELLGEPELMRVLTEPPDSIVREFHELLAMDDLELDFDDAALREVVHYSVSRGLGARGLRSILEHVMADVMFEAPEHRKRHLRVDADYVRARLKGLDAVQLNV
- a CDS encoding CvpA family protein, which encodes MVIDLIILGMVLFFGLIGAFTGASRQVANWVGLALGYFASRKLGPLVAPHMAEALDGPLLVGLVAGTVLLFICVWLSVRYALGSLLQRFLATGKDNQDRSVDRLLGFLLGAGKTAAFAWLALSALAFFEQHVIVAGRRLGVSPHDSLAAQAARRFNLFEMTQFAPMDDMVQVAKAAGDPERAAQLKNDPAYKALRKDPRFLKLLQDDKVKQALARGDTAALLRNDLVLQLIQDPDVAARLGAAARASERHDDVTR
- a CDS encoding J domain-containing protein, producing MGSTPPPVAPGIAPVPAVPSVRPVAQGVPTIAPMAPSASQGVPSVAPMAPSASQGVPSVPPMAPSIAPMVPSIAPAVPALQPQAAAAPRPIVPSIPAAPATPPRPPPTLAVGQVAPPPPPGSPPQPRPGSRPTMSLPAIAPASLPPRPPPAGTVAPVAAAPRAPSVSPVVPPIAPAIPSVAPLTPPPPPASAVSPPPPPGSAGKGTGLDANQLADLASRCAKLDQLDYFEVLLLERTAAPADIKKAFYRESRTYHPDRFFHITDKLLKEQVHELYKRVTEAYYVLRDDTKRKKYLADISSPERAQKLRFTEASEAETKAAAKKEQEEQIGTHPKGRQFYQQAQKDIEANNWSAAERNLKMALTYEPSNARYKESLLEAQKRLQEESKGKGDSFKIR